From the Manihot esculenta cultivar AM560-2 chromosome 3, M.esculenta_v8, whole genome shotgun sequence genome, one window contains:
- the LOC110610269 gene encoding DELLA protein RGL1: MKTSENFNLHEVQDELSTTNKSSESMVERNQGLEDWGESAGVDFHGSDYGYMKDNAPKGHLSFFPHQQKSFLHSDIFYGIGYDALSPPLRTSLEDTSKLGDFQNDIQGQPNKTKQDQFASTSLELLNSYVKALKRLSSERIIKPTNDTPSIEVASKGFSTEGIMRVAAERFIQSFTKTVDVVSMLDNPFDISFSGLPDEEAKKVELAELLLASAEKVSNQQFDRARTLLNQCDHLSSSTGNAVERVVHYFSKALGERIDRETGKMTSQGLGKQQLFNIDEAIMAPTPNILASYQEVPFSQVAHFAGTQAVLENVAEAKRIHVIDLGIRIGVQWTGLMQALVSQSDFSLELLKITAIGTTLKQVIEDTGKRLTSFADSIGLPFSFKIVMVSDILELKEDLFELDADETVVVYCEYLLRSLIPLPDRLDSMMKVIRTLNPTIMVVTEPQFNCTSPYFVNRFIESLFYFSAYFDCLESCMGDDPNRMIVESLHFGEGIRNIVTTEGEERKIQNATLEVWRAFFARFGMEETEMSTSSLYLAELIARKFACGRACTLDLDGKSLLIGWKGTAMHSLSAWKFT; encoded by the coding sequence atgaaGACTTCTGAAAATTTCAATTTGCATGAAGTTCAGGATGAGTTGAGCACTACAAACAAAAGTTCTGAGAGTATGGTAGAAAGGAATCAAGGACTTGAAGACTGGGGAGAATCAGCAGGCGTTGATTTCCACGGTTCTGATTATGGATACATGAAGGATAATGCACCAAAAGGACATCTAAGTTTCTTCCCTCATCAGCAAAAATCATTCTTGCACTCTGATATTTTTTATGGTATAGGGTATGATGCCCTTTCACCACCACTTCGAACATCTTTGGAGGACACGTCAAAGCTTGGTGACTTTCAGAATGATATTCAAGGTCAACCAAACAAGACAAAGCAAGATCAATTTGCTTCAACCTCACTTGAACTCCTAAACAGTTATGTTAAGGCGCTGAAACGACTGAGCAGTGAAAGAATCATTAAGCCAACCAATGATACGCCAAGCATAGAGGTGGCAAGCAAGGGATTTTCAACTGAAGGAATCATGAGGGTTGCTGCAGAAAGATTTATCCAGTCCTTTACTAAAACTGTTGATGTTGTCTCCATGCTTGATAATCCCTTTGATATTTCTTTCTCAGGCCTTCCTGATGAGGAGGCTAAAAAAGTGGAGCTTGCTGAACTCCTTCTGGCATCTGCTGAAAAAGTGAGCAACCAACAGTTCGATCGTGCAAGGACATTGCTAAACCAATGTGATCACTTATCATCCAGTACAGGAAATGCTGTTGAAAGAGTAGTTCATTATTTTTCAAAAGCACTTGGAGAGAGGATTGATCGGGAAACAGGAAAGATGACATCTCAGGGTTTAGGAAAGCAACAGTTATTCAATATAGATGAGGCAATCATGGCTCCAACACCCAACATTCTTGCAAGCTACCAAGAAGTTCCCTTCTCCCAGGTTGCACACTTCGCTGGAACCCAAGCTGTTCTAGAAAATGTGGCCGAGGCAAAGAGGATTCATGTGATAGATCTCGGAATCAGGATAGGAGTGCAATGGACAGGTTTGATGCAAGCTTTGGTTTCACAATCCGACTTCTCCCTGGAGCTTCTAAAGATAACTGCTATTGGAACAACTTTGAAACAAGTAATTGAGGATACTGGCAAGAGGTTAACAAGTTTTGCAGACTCCATTGGCTTACCCTTCTCTTTTAAGATAGTTATGGTGTCAGACATATTGGAGCTCAAAGAAGATTTATTTGAGTTAGATGCCGATGAAACAGTAGTTGTCTATTGTGAATACTTACTGAGAAGCCTCATTCCATTGCCAGATAGGTTGGATTCTATGATGAAAGTGATCAGAACTCTCAATCCAACCATAATGGTGGTTACTGAACCTCAGTTTAATTGCACTTCACCATATTTTGTGAACCGTTTCATTGAATCTCTTTTCTACTTCAGTGCATACTTTGATTGCCTTGAATCTTGCATGGGAGATGATCCAAACAGGATGATTGTAGAATCTTTGCATTTTGGTGAGGGAATCAGAAACATTGTGACCACTGAGGGAGAGGAGAGGAAGATCCAAAATGCAACACTTGAAGTTTGGAGGGCATTCTTTGCCCGTTTCGGGATGGAGGAGACTGAAATGAGCACATCATCGTTGTACCTAGCAGAACTGATAGCTAGGAAATTTGCTTGCGGGAGGGCTTGCACACTTGACTTGGACGGGAAGAGCCTGCTCATTGGATGGAAGGGTACAGCAATGCATTCTCTTTCTGCATGGAAATTCACTTGA
- the LOC110611877 gene encoding uncharacterized protein LOC110611877: MEGFNGVNFTVRKKRSSVSRRPCSDSQKFSQTHTLLPQFTQSLGSAYNEEESEAKVGSDGLRSENKLKKLKLKLGGVTHTIHTKYASESSPCFDISQPQEKFLFQDSSFRKDYSSGKMHAESLYEHESVRKSKRIPKRRVIDMGFDGDDDDADEEIRYLGRISASKVSSDGIQMEDKIYVDMKDYYLSNSNKDGIAKLRSEKLYEDRDYMEDEKPMSDDEPGYKSKTLGFVEGRNKKGPNLIEFPNGLPPAPPKKQKAKLSEVEMQLKKAEAAQRRRIQSEKAAREAEAEAIRKILGQDSGRKKKEEKMKKLHDELAQGRAAKSSTLGSNTIRWVLGPTGTVVIFSDDLGLPKIFNSVPCSYPPPREKCAGPNCTNAYKYRDSKSNLPLCSLHCYKAIHGKMQALITC, from the exons ATGGAAGGTTTTAATGGTGTCAATTTCACTGTGAGGAAGAAGAGGAGTAGTGTATCTCGTCGGCCTTGTTCTGATTCACAGAAATTTTCACAGACTCATACTCTTTTGCCACAGTTCACACAATCTCTAGGCAGTGCTTATAATGAAGAGGAGAGTGAAGCAAAAGTTGGTTCTGATGGTTTGAGAAGTGAGAACAAGCTGAAGAAGCTTAAACTAAAGCTTGGTGGTGTTACTCACACAATACACACCAAGTATGCATCAGAATCTTCTCCATGTTTTGATATCTCTCAGCCACAAGAAAAATTTCTCTTTCAG GATTCTTCTTTCAGAAAGGATTATTCTAGTGGAAAGATGCATGCTGAAAGTCTTTATGAACATGAGTCAGTTCGTAAGAGTAAACGCATTCCTAAGAGACGTGTAATAGATATGGGATTTGatggagatgatgatgatgCAGATGAGGAAATCCGTTACCTTGGGAGAATTAGTGCTTCCAAAGTTTCTTCAGATGGCATTCAAATGGAGGATAAAATCTATGTTGATATGAAAGATTACTATCTATCGAACTCAAACAAAGATGGAATAGCCAAGTTAAGATCGGAAAAATTATATGAGGATAGAGACTATATGGAAGATGAAAAACCTATGTCAGATGATGAGCCTGGATATAAAAGCAAGACACTAGGATTTGTTGAAGGAAGGAATAAAAAAGGTCCCAACCTGATTGAGTTCCCAAATGGTTTGCCTCCTGCCCCACCTAAAA AACAAAAGGCGAAACTCTCTGAAGTGGAGATGCAACTGAAGAAAGCTGAAGCTGCACAGAGGCGCAGAATCCAATCAGAGAAGGCAGCCAGGGAGGCTGAG GCTGAGGCAATCAGAAAGATACTTGGTCAAGATTctggaagaaagaaaaaagaagaaaagatgaagaaactGCATGATGAATTGGCTCAG GGAAGGGCTGCCAAATCAAGTACACTGGGATCAAATACCATAAGATGGGTTCTTGGTCCTACTGGAACTGTTGTTATTTTTTCTGATGATCTTGGTCTGCCGAAAATCTTCAACTCGGTGCCATGCAG TTATCCTCCACCTCGTGAAAAGTGTGCTGGTCCAAATTGTACAAATGCTTACAAATATCGTGATTCCAAATCGAACCTTCCACTCTGCAGTCTCCATTGCTACAAGGCAATACATGGAAAGATGCAAGCTCTAATTACCTGCTGA
- the LOC110611878 gene encoding universal stress protein PHOS34 gives MMHLNHTVTIHQTGLASPTIQGSEVRGSVVLRTPKTSKRIHREREKEREREMEENRRVGVALDFSPCSKKALKWAVDNLVREGDYLILITIRPEGNYEDGEVQLWAVDGSPLIPLHEFSDPAIMKKYGVKADPETLDIANTAANQKQLIVVMKIFWGDPREKICEAIEKVSLSCLVMGNRGLGKIKRAILGSVSNYVVNNGTCPVTVVKQTEHES, from the exons ATGATGCATTTGAATCACACAGTAACAATCCACCAGACAGGCCTTGCCTCCCCTACAATACAAGGATCTGAAGTTAGAGGTTCTGTAGTCCTCCGAACACCGAAGACCAGTAAACGCATAcacagagaaagagagaaagagagagagagagagatggaagAAAATAGGAGAGTGGGCGTGGCGTTGGATTTCTCGCCGTGCAGCAAGAAAGCTCTAAAATGGGCTGTTGATAACCTTGTCCGCGAAGGGGATTACCTTATCCTAATTACCATACGCCCCGAAGGGAACTATGAAGACGGAGAGGTGCAACTCTGGGCAGTCGACGGTTCCC CTTTAATCCCTCTTCATGAGTTTTCTGATCCTGCAATAATGAAGAAGTACGGAGTGAAGGCTGATCCAGAAACTCTGGATATTGCAAACACTGCGGCCAACCAGAAACAG CTGATTGTGGTTATGAAGATCTTCTGGGGCGATCCTCGTGAGAAGATATGTGAAGCTATCGAGAAGGTCTCTTTGAGTTGCCTTGTTATGGGAAACAGAGGGCTTGGCAAGATTAAGAG GGCTATACTGGGCAGTGTAAGCAACTATGTGGTGAATAATGGAACCTGCCCTGTTACAGTTGTGAAGCAGACAGAGCATGAAAGTTAG
- the LOC110611052 gene encoding uncharacterized protein LOC110611052, whose translation MEMDEQQQPPQEDDPFLAFVDYARSVLSPVDEGEGEGGGYETNGHETETCGPGWSWIVSRILRTCIAYSSGVTKAILLSDLSQAWSELHRSGAPNRRPEIINQLKKKHRRTKLPTTITIDCIYEKNFLSLSSTLEAVIVDAFVLPGTNIYMLTLGDFWSSNTIGLYLHRRYYDLVDPRNGILKKGREVFLTGCYLRTAREGSGCPRLLPTEYLVILLDDDQDDDAMLIAAQFCSDSFSSISLDEANSGVSYSLYARIESIESMEVQGVFGNVQRKEITLVDNDGVQLKFLLWGEQVLLANLFSTGSMIAIDRPYIASSKESAVQTTSELCLEYGSATQLYLVPFVQHEEQVYVPLTQSRYQGSKVMSALDPTQGPKVSQVSLPCDSQGSIDFSNYPFRSLVIDLRDKMTSISLYGIVTEIFRETNTTKIIFSLKIKDTTGAIWAKLYFARSWSLGRLGVGHIVYISGLSCYKTKHNNLELSWFENDVGASFVNLSCLPALLNSSCLQRLSCLSDLADGSSCTYICRVRLDQVNQCHVSTRYSHSLCGHVVKKIPSGVNECSFCLCNCDEITRTFHLKITLADERAKIFAWCTGQTATELLQISPDEFYELPEEEQFMYPSSLENESFVVALVNSKRQGYCDQSLTRETDTVSWEITRALRYE comes from the exons ATGGAAATGGACGAGCAACAGCAACCGCCCCAAGAAGATGATCCGTTTCTTGCATTCGTTGATTATGCGAGATCTGTGCTATCTCCCGTCGACGAAGgcgaaggagaaggaggaggttATGAAACGAATGGTCATGAAACAGAGACCTGCGGTCCCGGATGGAGCTGGATCGTGTCTCGGATCCTTAGGACTTGTATCGCTTATTCAAGCGGAGTGACTAAGGCTATTCTGCTTTCTGATCTCTCTCAG GCGTGGAGTGAACTGCACAGAAGCGGGGCACCAAACAGGAGACCGGAAATCATCAATCAGTTGAAGAAGAAACATAGGAGAACTAAGCTGCCAACCACTATCACAATCGACTGTATATACGAGAAGAACTTTTTGTCCTTAAGTAGCACATTGGAAGCTGTTATTGTCGACGCTTTTGTTCTCCCTG GTACAAACATTTATATGCTTACTTTGGGAGATTTTTGGAGCTCAAATACCATTGGCCTTTATCTTCACCGAAG ATACTATGACTTGGTGGATCCTCGCAATGGAATCTTGAAGAAGGGAAGGGAAGTTTTCCTCACTGGATGCTATCTCCGAACGGCCAGAGAAGGATCGGGTTGTCCCCGACTTCTGCCAACAGAATATCTTGTGATCTTGTTAGATGAT GATCAGGATGATGATGCCATGCTGATAGCAGCTCAGTTTTGCTCAGACTCTTTCTCTTCCATTTCTCTTGATGAAGCTAACAGCGGGGTTTCTTATTCATTATATGCAAG GATTGAATCTATTGAGTCAATGGAAGTTCAAGGGGTATTTGGTAATGTGCAGAGGAAAGAAATTACTCTTGTTGACAATGATGGTGTCCAGCTAAAATTTCTCTTGTGGGGAGAGCAGGTTCTACTGGCCAATCTTTTTAG CACTGGAAGTATGATTGCAATTGATAGACCATATATTGCAAGTTCCAAAGAGAGTGCTGTTCAAACGACAAGTGAACTTTGTCTTGAATATGGTAGTGCAACACAACTATATCTAGTCCCTTTTGTTCAACATGAGGAACAA GTGTATGTGCCCTTGACTCAAAGCCGATATCAAGGATCAAAGGTGATGAGTGCATTAGATCCTACTCAGGGACCTAAAGTTTCACAAGTGTCATTGCCCTGTGATTCTCAGGGGTCAATTGATTTCAGCAATTATCCTTTCCGA TCATTGGTAATTGATCTTCGTGACAAGATGACTAGCATCAGCCTCTATGGTATTGTTACAGAGATATTCCGTGAAACAAATAccacaaaaataattttctctttaaagATTAAGGACACAACGGGAGCAATTTGGGCAAAGCTATACTTCGCTAGATCTTG GTCTCTGGGAAGATTGGGAGTTGGTCACATAGTCTATATATCTGGCTTGTCATGCTACAAGACAAAACACAATAA TCTTGAACTATCATGGTTTGAGAATGATGTTGGAGCGTCCTTCGTAAATCTTAGTTGCCTACCAGCATTATTAAACTCATCTTGTCTTCAACGATTATCTTGCCTCTCTGATCTAGCCGATGGTTCTAGTTGTACATAT ATATGTCGAGTTCGGCTTGATCAAGTTAATCAATGTCATGTCAGTACAAGATATTCACATTCTCTTTGCGGTCATGTAGTTAAGAAGATTCCCAGTGGGGTTAATGAATGCAGTTTCTGTCTTTGTAATTGTGATGAAATTACACGCACTTTCCACTTGAAAATCACTCTTGCAGATGAGAGAGCAAAGATTTTCGCATGGTGTACTGGTCAAACTGCTACTGAGTTGCTGCAAATATCTCCTGATGAATTCTATGAGCTCCCTGAG GAGGAACAATTCATGTACCCTTCATCACTAGAGAATGAGAGCTTTGTTGTCGCATTAGTAAACAGCAAGAGACAGGGTTACTGCGATCAAAGTCTAACTAGGGAGACTGATACAGTTTCTTGGGAGATCACTCGTGCGCTAAGGTACGAATAG